The proteins below are encoded in one region of Balaenoptera ricei isolate mBalRic1 chromosome 6, mBalRic1.hap2, whole genome shotgun sequence:
- the LOC132367996 gene encoding transcription factor BTF3-like, translating to MKETIMNQEKLAKLQAQVCIGGKGTARRKKKVVHRTATADDKKLQFSLKKLGVNNISGIEEVNMFTNQGTVIHFNNPKVQASLAANTFTIIGHAETKQLTEMLPSILNQLGADSLTSLRRLAEALPKQSVDGKAPLATGEDDDDEVPDLVENFDEASKNKAN from the coding sequence ATGAAAGAAACTATCATGAACCAGGAGAAACTCGCCAAACTGCAGGCACAAGTGTGCATTGGTGGGAAAGGAACTGCTCGCAGAAAGAAGAAGGTGGTTCATAGAACAGCCACAGCAGACGACAAAAAACTTCAGTTCTCTTTAAAGAAGTTAGGGGTAAACAATATCTCTGGTATTGAAGAGGTGAATATGTTCACAAACCAAGGAACAGTGATCCACTTTAACAACCCTAAAGTTCAGGCATCTCTGGCAGCAAACACTTTCACCATTATAGGCCATGCTGAGACAAAGCAGCTGACAGAAATGCTGCCCAGCATCTTAAACCAGCTTGGCGCAGACAGTCTGACCAGTTTAAGGAGACTGGCTGAAGCTCTGCCCAAACAATCTGTGGATGGAAAAGCACCACTTGCTACTGgagaggatgatgatgatgaagttcCAGATCTtgtggagaattttgatgaggcTTCCAAGAATAAAGCAAACTGA